One genomic segment of Brevibacillus laterosporus LMG 15441 includes these proteins:
- a CDS encoding glycoside hydrolase family 73 protein has protein sequence MKPQDFIDKIAPSAVADMKKTKIPASLTIAQAILESAWGESGLTKRGNNLFGIKGTGPAGVCAMPTKENYNGQWTTITANFRAYNNWDESIADHSKLILNGTRDKPTRYHGVLGADYKTACHAIHKGGYATDPGYPGKLIGLIEKYSLAKYDKEELTVKPEVANEIISHLQGQWAFYNQMGMKDKAVRIGQLADELRVASGQIRKN, from the coding sequence ATGAAACCACAGGATTTTATAGATAAGATAGCACCTAGTGCTGTAGCTGACATGAAGAAAACGAAGATACCTGCATCCCTTACAATTGCTCAGGCGATCCTGGAATCAGCTTGGGGAGAAAGTGGACTAACTAAGCGAGGGAATAACTTATTCGGTATCAAAGGAACAGGCCCAGCAGGTGTTTGCGCTATGCCTACAAAGGAGAATTACAACGGTCAATGGACAACTATCACGGCTAATTTCAGAGCTTACAACAACTGGGATGAGTCTATTGCAGATCATTCAAAGCTAATTCTAAACGGCACAAGAGACAAGCCCACACGCTATCATGGCGTGCTAGGTGCTGATTATAAGACTGCTTGCCATGCTATCCACAAAGGCGGTTATGCCACTGATCCGGGTTATCCAGGTAAGCTTATCGGATTGATTGAAAAGTATAGTTTAGCTAAATATGACAAGGAGGAATTAACAGTGAAACCAGAAGTAGCGAACGAAATTATTAGTCATTTACAAGGACAATGGGCTTTTTACAATCAAATGGGGATGAAGGATAAAGCTGTGAGGATTGGGCAATTGGCTGATGAGTTGAGAGTTGCTAGTGGACAAATAAGAAAAAATTAA
- a CDS encoding VOC family protein produces MINKVGQIMIYVNNQDEALQFWTEKVGFSVVSEEDNGQGLRWIEIAPTNEAGTSIILHNKELIAKMQPELNLNTPSLMFFSEDLDKLYKDFSDKKITVGEIVSMPSGRVFNFADNEKNYFAVMEKK; encoded by the coding sequence ATGATTAATAAAGTCGGTCAAATTATGATATATGTAAATAACCAAGATGAGGCATTGCAATTTTGGACAGAAAAAGTAGGGTTTAGCGTAGTTTCTGAAGAAGATAATGGTCAAGGGTTAAGGTGGATTGAAATTGCTCCAACAAATGAGGCAGGAACGAGTATCATTCTCCACAATAAGGAACTAATTGCTAAAATGCAGCCTGAATTAAATCTTAATACACCTTCGCTGATGTTTTTCTCGGAAGATCTCGATAAGTTATATAAAGACTTTTCAGATAAAAAAATTACAGTCGGGGAAATTGTAAGTATGCCTTCTGGTAGAGTGTTTAACTTTGCTGATAATGAAAAAAATTACTTTGCAGTCATGGAAAAAAAGTAA
- a CDS encoding non-ribosomal peptide synthetase translates to MNKDLLQLFSLTHPQQRIWYSELLYPNTGVSSISLTVKMKGNISLGALQQALNMIIFRHDAFRIKLTAQNGYPQQYVEEYSEKSFECFNFSGVDGEAQALKWLDQHNRTPFELLHSELYQFIICKISDQEYWYNVKIHHIVCDGISARMFINQVNEYYSQIANDELPEITKNHTYFDFIQTEQDYEKSDRYQKDKSYWVDKFSTLPEVIGFKSYNPLTLSTAGKRKNIILEERLYYNLYEFCKQTNSSMLTVFMTALYIYLHKKTTQNDVSIGTFYANRITKKEKEMLGMFVSTVPTRVFVDPEMDLLSLLKVVSKEQVSILRHQRFPYNQMMEDLREAHQHKDLQRLFGVSVQYRAMNYSQYENVEIEVDENFCGDVINDFEMNVIELDNQKILFQLNYRAQLFTEMEMEQLIQQFFTIIETIIHHPTSKIADISLLREEEKNMIISEFNNTVMEYPREKLIHQLFEEQVARIPDQIAVICEGEQLSYRELNERANQLARKLRAEGVVADQLVGIMAERSLEMMIGIFGILKAGGAYMPIDPEFPEERIRYMLEDSKAKLLLGQNHLLERVTFAGKIVDINDAQSYHQDGSNLEAINGPNHLAYVIYTSGSTGKPKGVMIEHHSVINRLMWMHAKYPISSADTIMQKTAITFDVSVWELFWWSMVGSKMCLLPVGGEKNPEQILETIAEHRITTMHFVPAMLHAFLDYVEQQPSKLVEEKLQSLRQVFASGEALPPQHVDRFRQAVSSVCEARLINLYGPTEATVDVTYFDCDTDEELAAIPIGKPIYNTQLYIVQANSENLQPIGIAGELCIAGVGLARGYLNRPELTEEKFVKNPFVAGERMYRTGDLARWLPDGNIEYLGRIDDQVKIRGVRIELGEIESQMRKLDGLREVVVVAKQDQAKEKFLCAYMVTDREVSTAEIRAHLTTQLPIAMIPSTFISLEAMPLTANGKIDKRSLPDPDNSLLNTEYVAPRTQLEVQLATVWQQVLGIDRVGCKDDFFALGGHSLRAMMVISQMHKEYQMDIPLRVLFEKPTIEEIAQYLESERMKQIISIRPATKQDYYPVSAAQRRMFILNQFDGIDISYNMPSIMLLEGKLDLVKLETAFKGLINRHESLRTSFELVNGSPVQKIHSVVDFEVDYQVTVEEELEEIIDEFIKPFQLNMAPLLRVKLVQTRLDRYLLLVDTHHIISDGVSSGIIISELVELYQGNTLPELTIQYKDFSEWQHEQSQTDLYKKQEEHWVQTFADEIPVLNLPTDFPRPNTQSFDGDVITRGTGKELMEGLYKIAADTGTTLYMVLLAAYNVLLSKYSGQEDLIVGTPVTGRSHVDLQSTVGMFVNTLAMRNKPARSKSFREFLIEVKRNALQAYENQDYPFEELVEKLELQSDVSRNPMFDTMFTLQNRGEDSIELDELRFIAYERENKWKHSKFDITFIATEERDQIMIGVEYCTKLYRQETIERLTTNFLQIIKAIVDNPEVKLATIEILTNAEKNQLLQEFNNTERNYQQDTTIHQLFEEQVRKTPDQVALIWNKKELTYQELNERANQLARTLRNKGIVPNQLVAIMVDRSVEMIVGIMGILKAGAAYVPIDPAYPTERIEYVLEDSGAVLLLTQSHLFNGLAVNMVRLDLDEEQNYVVDGTNLTVVNQPTDLAYVIYTSGTTGKPKGVMIEHHSIVNCLQWRRDEYAFNPKDKALQIFSFAFDGFVASLFAPMLGGATSILPREEEAKDPFALRKLIASESITHYYGVPSLFNAIVDSATAEDLHQLRCVTLGGEKLSPQIVQKIKQKNPAIEINNEYGPTENSVVTTIQRAIEVDQAITIGRPLANVTVYIVNNEHHLQPIGVVGELCIAGRGLGRGYLNRPELTEEKFVANPFVPGERMYKTGDLAKWRPDGTIEYVGRVDEQVKVRGFRIEIGEIESTILQYHGVGEVVVTAQEDQHAQQYLCAYFVAEKEVVLADLRKFVSKELPAYMVPTYFVQLLELPTTANGKVDKRALPKPENVGVAAKEYIAPRNMVEEQLAAIWQEVLEVEKISITDHFFEIGGHSLKAMLLISKVYEYMQEELPLHFVFQHPTIEKMAEFILHKQYEQNAGHPILLNKETNRPVFSFTPIAAHSTFYQKLAEEVHDISLYSFDFIEEDNRIEQYVNAITQIDSEGPYTLMGYSSGGNLAFEVAKVLENQGRQVSSIILFDSYWKDKTIEQTATEARKEIGAYFKKIAENNELFNMTKEDLEQFITNDFIKQSFFQNMFSYLMFHNQLVNRGNIKAAIHLIQAECEQGNVTAYEAEKWNEEVWARASERFINYRGYGDHPRMLSGEQVTKNGSILKEILEASFALK, encoded by the coding sequence ATGAATAAGGATTTGCTTCAATTATTTTCGTTGACTCATCCTCAACAAAGGATTTGGTACTCCGAATTACTTTATCCAAATACGGGGGTATCGTCGATTTCATTGACAGTTAAAATGAAAGGTAATATAAGTCTAGGTGCCTTGCAACAAGCTCTAAATATGATTATTTTCCGGCACGATGCCTTTCGGATTAAATTGACAGCTCAAAATGGCTATCCTCAGCAATATGTGGAGGAATATAGCGAAAAATCGTTCGAATGTTTCAATTTTTCAGGTGTTGATGGAGAAGCTCAGGCATTAAAGTGGCTGGACCAGCACAATCGTACACCATTTGAACTTCTACATTCAGAATTGTATCAATTTATCATTTGCAAGATTAGTGACCAAGAATATTGGTACAATGTCAAAATTCATCATATTGTCTGCGACGGAATCTCTGCAAGAATGTTCATCAATCAAGTGAACGAATACTATTCTCAGATTGCAAATGATGAGCTTCCAGAAATAACAAAGAATCATACTTATTTCGACTTCATACAAACGGAGCAGGACTATGAAAAATCGGATCGCTATCAAAAGGATAAATCGTATTGGGTAGATAAATTTAGCACCTTACCCGAAGTGATAGGGTTTAAATCATATAATCCTCTTACCTTGAGTACTGCTGGAAAAAGAAAAAATATTATCTTAGAAGAGCGTCTGTATTATAACCTGTATGAGTTTTGCAAACAAACAAACAGTAGTATGTTAACAGTCTTTATGACTGCGTTGTACATCTACTTGCATAAAAAGACAACACAGAACGATGTTTCAATAGGTACATTCTATGCGAACAGAATAACCAAAAAGGAAAAAGAAATGCTAGGAATGTTCGTTAGTACAGTGCCAACACGGGTATTCGTTGATCCTGAGATGGATTTGCTTTCATTATTGAAAGTTGTATCAAAAGAGCAGGTTTCGATCCTACGTCATCAAAGATTTCCGTACAATCAAATGATGGAAGATTTACGAGAAGCACATCAGCATAAGGACCTTCAACGTCTCTTTGGTGTTTCTGTACAGTACCGTGCTATGAATTATTCGCAGTATGAAAATGTTGAAATTGAAGTTGATGAGAATTTTTGTGGAGACGTCATTAATGATTTTGAAATGAATGTGATTGAATTAGATAATCAAAAAATTCTGTTTCAACTAAATTATCGAGCACAGTTGTTTACAGAAATGGAGATGGAACAACTAATTCAACAGTTCTTTACCATTATTGAAACAATCATTCATCATCCTACATCAAAAATAGCGGACATATCCCTGCTTCGAGAAGAAGAGAAAAATATGATTATATCTGAATTTAATAATACGGTAATGGAATATCCACGCGAAAAGCTGATTCATCAGCTATTTGAAGAACAAGTAGCACGTATACCAGATCAGATAGCTGTCATTTGCGAGGGGGAACAACTTTCTTACCGGGAACTGAATGAAAGAGCGAATCAGTTAGCGCGAAAGCTACGTGCTGAAGGAGTAGTAGCTGATCAATTAGTTGGAATCATGGCAGAACGTTCATTAGAGATGATGATTGGAATTTTTGGGATTTTAAAAGCTGGCGGTGCCTATATGCCGATCGACCCGGAATTTCCAGAGGAAAGAATCCGCTACATGCTAGAAGATTCAAAAGCAAAACTACTCTTGGGTCAGAACCATTTGTTGGAGCGAGTGACTTTTGCTGGGAAGATAGTAGATATAAATGACGCTCAAAGCTATCACCAAGATGGTTCGAATTTGGAAGCGATAAATGGTCCGAATCACTTAGCCTATGTTATTTATACATCAGGATCTACAGGGAAGCCTAAAGGAGTTATGATCGAACATCATTCAGTTATAAATCGACTGATGTGGATGCATGCAAAATACCCTATCTCATCCGCTGACACCATTATGCAAAAAACAGCGATTACGTTTGACGTATCAGTATGGGAGCTATTCTGGTGGTCGATGGTGGGCTCCAAAATGTGCCTTTTACCTGTAGGAGGAGAAAAGAACCCTGAGCAAATCTTAGAGACAATAGCCGAACATCGCATTACAACAATGCATTTTGTTCCTGCGATGCTGCACGCTTTTCTGGATTATGTTGAACAACAGCCAAGTAAGTTGGTAGAGGAAAAACTACAGTCTTTACGGCAGGTTTTTGCAAGTGGTGAAGCATTGCCACCACAGCATGTTGATAGATTCCGTCAAGCAGTTTCCTCCGTGTGTGAAGCTAGATTAATCAATTTATACGGACCAACGGAAGCTACTGTAGATGTTACGTATTTTGATTGTGATACAGATGAGGAACTAGCTGCAATTCCGATTGGTAAACCTATATATAATACTCAACTATACATCGTCCAGGCTAATTCTGAGAACCTTCAACCAATTGGGATAGCAGGTGAGTTATGCATTGCTGGTGTTGGTCTAGCAAGAGGGTACTTGAATCGACCGGAGCTTACGGAAGAGAAATTTGTGAAAAATCCGTTTGTCGCGGGAGAACGAATGTATAGAACAGGGGACTTAGCAAGGTGGTTACCAGATGGAAATATTGAATATTTGGGCCGAATTGATGATCAAGTAAAAATCCGTGGAGTTAGGATCGAACTTGGTGAGATTGAGTCACAAATGCGTAAGCTTGATGGTCTAAGAGAAGTAGTCGTTGTAGCGAAGCAAGATCAAGCGAAGGAAAAATTCCTCTGCGCATATATGGTTACGGATAGAGAGGTAAGTACAGCAGAAATACGTGCCCATTTAACAACTCAGCTACCGATCGCGATGATTCCTTCTACGTTTATTTCACTTGAGGCGATGCCATTAACTGCAAATGGAAAAATTGACAAGCGATCGTTACCAGATCCAGACAATTCTTTGCTTAACACAGAATATGTGGCTCCTCGAACCCAATTGGAAGTACAACTTGCTACTGTCTGGCAACAAGTTTTAGGTATTGATCGAGTTGGATGTAAGGACGATTTCTTCGCATTAGGTGGTCATTCCTTACGTGCTATGATGGTTATATCTCAAATGCATAAAGAGTATCAAATGGATATTCCTTTACGTGTCCTATTTGAAAAACCAACGATCGAAGAAATAGCCCAATACTTGGAGAGCGAGCGCATGAAGCAGATTATTTCTATCCGACCTGCTACAAAGCAAGATTACTATCCGGTTTCAGCAGCACAACGAAGAATGTTTATTCTTAACCAGTTTGATGGGATAGATATCAGCTATAACATGCCTTCTATCATGCTACTGGAAGGAAAGCTTGATCTGGTAAAACTAGAAACCGCTTTTAAAGGTTTAATCAACCGTCATGAGAGCTTGCGTACATCCTTTGAGTTAGTAAATGGTTCTCCCGTACAGAAAATCCATTCAGTAGTTGATTTTGAAGTCGATTATCAGGTAACTGTTGAAGAAGAGCTGGAAGAAATCATTGATGAGTTTATCAAACCATTCCAGTTAAATATGGCACCATTGCTTCGCGTCAAGCTTGTTCAAACCCGATTGGATCGTTATTTGTTACTAGTAGATACGCATCACATTATTTCTGATGGAGTATCATCTGGGATCATCATCAGCGAATTGGTGGAATTGTATCAAGGGAATACGTTACCAGAGCTTACGATTCAATATAAGGATTTTTCTGAATGGCAACATGAACAGTCTCAGACGGATTTGTATAAAAAACAGGAAGAACACTGGGTTCAAACATTTGCAGATGAAATTCCTGTGTTAAATCTACCGACAGATTTTCCGAGACCAAATACACAAAGCTTTGACGGAGATGTAATCACAAGAGGAACTGGCAAAGAGCTTATGGAAGGCTTGTACAAGATAGCTGCAGACACAGGAACTACACTTTATATGGTCTTGTTAGCCGCATATAATGTACTTCTTTCCAAATATTCTGGTCAAGAAGATCTGATTGTGGGTACACCGGTTACAGGTCGATCGCATGTTGATTTACAGAGCACTGTTGGGATGTTTGTCAATACATTGGCCATGCGAAATAAACCAGCTAGATCAAAATCATTTAGAGAGTTTTTAATAGAAGTAAAACGAAATGCATTACAAGCTTATGAGAATCAGGATTATCCATTTGAAGAGCTAGTGGAGAAACTGGAGCTACAAAGCGATGTAAGCAGAAATCCAATGTTTGATACCATGTTTACTCTCCAAAACAGAGGAGAAGATTCTATTGAATTAGATGAGCTACGGTTTATTGCCTATGAAAGGGAAAATAAATGGAAACACTCTAAATTCGATATCACCTTTATCGCCACAGAAGAAAGAGATCAAATCATGATTGGTGTGGAATACTGCACCAAATTGTACCGTCAGGAAACAATAGAACGCTTGACGACAAATTTCCTTCAGATTATAAAAGCGATCGTAGATAATCCTGAAGTGAAGCTAGCTACTATCGAAATACTGACGAATGCAGAAAAAAATCAGCTTTTACAAGAGTTTAATAACACAGAAAGAAACTATCAGCAGGATACAACGATTCATCAGCTTTTTGAAGAACAGGTAAGAAAAACACCAGATCAGGTAGCACTTATCTGGAACAAGAAGGAGTTGACTTATCAAGAGCTAAATGAAAGAGCCAACCAATTAGCTCGTACGTTACGTAATAAAGGAATCGTTCCCAATCAACTAGTAGCTATTATGGTAGATCGTTCCGTAGAAATGATTGTTGGTATCATGGGTATCTTGAAAGCTGGAGCAGCCTATGTCCCTATTGATCCAGCTTATCCTACTGAACGTATTGAATATGTCTTAGAAGATAGCGGTGCTGTTCTTTTACTGACCCAGTCGCATTTGTTCAATGGATTAGCAGTTAATATGGTGAGGCTAGATTTAGATGAGGAGCAAAATTATGTAGTTGATGGAACCAATCTCACAGTTGTGAACCAACCAACTGACTTGGCATATGTAATCTATACTTCAGGTACAACTGGTAAACCAAAAGGTGTCATGATTGAACATCATTCCATCGTGAACTGCCTGCAATGGAGAAGAGACGAGTATGCATTTAATCCAAAGGATAAAGCTCTGCAGATTTTCTCATTTGCTTTTGATGGATTTGTAGCTAGTTTGTTTGCTCCTATGCTTGGAGGAGCCACTTCGATCTTGCCAAGGGAAGAAGAGGCAAAAGATCCATTTGCACTACGGAAATTGATCGCCTCTGAATCAATCACTCATTACTATGGTGTTCCAAGTCTGTTTAATGCAATTGTGGATAGCGCTACAGCAGAGGATTTACACCAATTACGTTGTGTCACTCTTGGAGGAGAAAAATTATCACCACAAATTGTCCAAAAGATTAAACAAAAAAATCCTGCTATTGAGATTAACAATGAGTATGGACCTACGGAGAATAGTGTAGTTACGACGATCCAAAGAGCAATTGAAGTAGATCAAGCGATTACAATTGGTCGACCGCTAGCCAATGTAACTGTCTATATTGTTAATAATGAGCATCATTTACAGCCTATAGGAGTAGTAGGGGAGTTATGCATAGCAGGTCGTGGACTGGGTAGAGGTTATTTAAATCGACCAGAATTAACAGAAGAGAAGTTCGTTGCTAATCCATTTGTACCTGGGGAGCGCATGTATAAAACGGGTGATTTGGCCAAGTGGCGTCCAGATGGCACGATAGAATATGTTGGTCGGGTAGATGAACAAGTCAAAGTACGAGGTTTCCGAATTGAGATAGGAGAGATCGAATCTACCATTCTTCAGTATCATGGTGTTGGGGAGGTAGTGGTTACTGCTCAAGAGGATCAACATGCACAGCAATATTTATGTGCTTACTTTGTAGCTGAAAAGGAAGTTGTACTGGCTGATCTGAGAAAATTTGTTTCCAAGGAACTCCCAGCCTACATGGTTCCTACTTACTTCGTACAGCTTTTAGAACTACCTACTACTGCTAACGGAAAAGTAGATAAGAGAGCATTGCCAAAGCCTGAGAACGTCGGCGTTGCAGCAAAAGAATATATTGCTCCTAGAAACATGGTAGAGGAACAATTGGCTGCTATTTGGCAAGAAGTATTAGAGGTGGAAAAAATTAGCATCACCGATCATTTCTTTGAAATCGGGGGACATTCCTTAAAAGCGATGCTACTCATATCAAAGGTGTATGAGTACATGCAGGAAGAGTTGCCTCTACATTTTGTATTCCAGCATCCAACGATTGAAAAAATGGCAGAGTTTATTTTGCATAAGCAGTACGAGCAAAACGCGGGTCACCCGATTCTACTAAATAAAGAAACAAATCGACCTGTATTTAGCTTTACACCGATTGCAGCCCACAGTACCTTCTATCAAAAGCTTGCTGAAGAAGTCCACGACATTTCTTTATATAGCTTTGACTTCATAGAAGAAGACAATCGCATTGAGCAGTACGTCAATGCAATTACTCAGATCGATTCTGAGGGGCCGTATACTTTGATGGGGTATTCCTCTGGCGGTAACTTAGCTTTTGAAGTAGCTAAAGTATTGGAAAACCAAGGAAGACAGGTGTCCAGCATTATTTTATTTGACTCCTATTGGAAGGATAAAACAATTGAACAAACGGCTACTGAAGCAAGAAAAGAAATTGGAGCCTATTTTAAAAAAATAGCAGAAAATAACGAGCTGTTTAATATGACAAAAGAGGATCTAGAGCAGTTCATAACTAACGATTTTATCAAACAAAGTTTTTTTCAAAACATGTTCAGTTATCTGATGTTCCATAATCAATTGGTAAATAGAGGGAATATAAAGGCCGCTATTCATCTCATCCAAGCAGAATGCGAGCAAGGAAACGTAACAGCCTATGAGGCTGAAAAATGGAATGAGGAAGTGTGGGCACGGGCATCTGAACGATTTATAAACTATCGTGGCTATGGAGATCATCCGAGGATGCTTAGCGGAGAACAAGTTACTAAAAATGGCTCCATACTCAAAGAGATTCTCGAAGCGAGTTTTGCTCTGAAGTAA
- a CDS encoding ATP-binding cassette domain-containing protein — MEILAAVVETSGSGKSTLLKALLGFYPPAEGDINFFAKNAKTHTLTQVRELIAYVPQDPHLFEGTIEENIRFGRPDAEEEELIEAAKAAYAHEFILGLPDGYKTFIGGDKVRLSGGQRQRIAIETCFIIKSSYRFI, encoded by the coding sequence TTGGAAATATTAGCCGCTGTAGTGGAAACAAGTGGTTCTGGGAAAAGTACGTTATTAAAAGCGCTACTAGGGTTTTATCCCCCTGCGGAAGGCGATATAAATTTCTTTGCTAAAAATGCAAAAACTCACACTCTCACGCAGGTGAGAGAATTGATAGCATACGTTCCACAAGATCCGCATTTATTTGAAGGAACGATTGAAGAGAATATTAGATTTGGGAGGCCTGATGCAGAGGAGGAGGAACTTATTGAAGCAGCCAAAGCTGCGTATGCTCACGAATTTATTCTGGGGTTGCCTGATGGATACAAAACCTTCATTGGAGGGGATAAGGTACGTTTATCAGGAGGACAACGGCAAAGAATAGCCATTGAAACGTGCTTTATTATCAAAAGCTCCTATCGTTTTATTTGA
- a CDS encoding YolD-like family protein, whose amino-acid sequence MLRQHHEDKKLIEKPIMVEDELAEFCYRISGSRQYDYALTISWWKETKEGRGVIESAWGWVDRFDSTFKQIKLKNDEDFWWIPVEDVISVEA is encoded by the coding sequence ATTTTACGTCAGCATCACGAGGATAAGAAACTGATCGAGAAACCGATCATGGTAGAGGATGAGCTGGCCGAGTTTTGCTACAGGATATCTGGCTCACGTCAGTACGACTATGCCCTTACGATTAGCTGGTGGAAAGAAACAAAAGAGGGGCGAGGAGTAATTGAATCAGCTTGGGGATGGGTAGATAGGTTTGATTCAACGTTTAAACAGATCAAGTTAAAGAACGATGAGGATTTTTGGTGGATTCCTGTAGAAGATGTGATTAGTGTAGAAGCCTAA